Proteins encoded by one window of Corythoichthys intestinalis isolate RoL2023-P3 chromosome 20, ASM3026506v1, whole genome shotgun sequence:
- the LOC130909043 gene encoding E3 SUMO-protein ligase ZBED1-like: MRVPSKPEKKSAKRASRHVLITLVATPKASEGTLLRPKPHETGFLRHRQHIVSPVIRNEMAHRDDNELTVDKKAVEEALINMIIVDCQPFSFVEDTGFRKLIQAFDPTYVLPTRQTLKAMVEERYQQAKEKAQELVAKSSAVSITADMWTSINTDAYLAVTGHFIDEHTSLHSAVLGVLHFPDRHTAENMAAVKSALMAQWGISTKVTCLVTDGAANMAACAKDLHLRHTICVAHTLNLIVKKALAENTELSEICLQCRRIVGYFKSSTTAKTRLTQVQEQMKPTEHVLKLIQEVETRWNSTFHMLQRMYYLKEAVGAALAGLHTDITPLTSHQLRLISESLQVLSPFNDATVELSEEKRVSGSKVIPLLAMLHHTLEDDMGAIQMEESKAMAEGLKKQLRDKLYNLQAMSVMSLATLLDPRFKKIGFFSPNKAQEAERRLTAECAAVIRHRASSSLSSSNPSSSTQPDTSEGSQPVEQGDKLWRRLDHTVMQRRTQSRTQSESADATVEVHTYLGEPNTSRKSNPLDYWEQHKHIYPNLYKLAITLLCTPASSVPCERVFSKAGEILSKKRNRLKPKTLEMLIFLNKNE; encoded by the exons ATGCGTGTGCCGAGTAAaccggaaaaaaaatctgcaaagcgCGCATCGAGGCATGTGTTGATTACGCTTGTGGCCACGCCCAAAGCCTCGGAAGGCACGTTGCTACGTCCGAAGCCTCACGAGACGGGCTTCCTACGTCATCGCCAACACATAGTTTCGCCGGTGATTCGAAATGAAATGGCGCACCGAGACGACAATGAGCTGACAG TGGATAAGAAAGCAGTGGAAGAGGCATTGATCAACATGATAATAGTAGATTGCCAGCCCTTCAGTTTTGTGGAGGACACAGGGTTCAGGAAGCTTATCCAAGCTTTTGACCCTACATATGTTCTCCCCACCAGGCAG ACTTTGAAAGCCATGGTGGAGGAGAGGTACCAGCAGGCAAAGGAGAAGGCCCAAGAACTTGTGGCAAAGTCCTCTGCAGTGAGCATAACCGCAGATATGTGGACCAGCATCAACACGGATGCATATCTGGCAGTCACTGGTCATTTCATTGATGAGCACACCTCTCTGCACTCAGCTGTGTTAGGTGTGCTCCATTTCCCTGACCGCCATACAGCTGAGAACATGGCTGCCGTTAAATCGGCACTCATGGCACAATGGGGCATTTCCACCAAAGTCACTTGCCTTGTGACAGATGGTGCAGCCAACATGGCTGCATGTGCCAAAGACCTTCATCTGCGCCACACAATTTGTGTGGCACACACATTAAATCTGATAGTGAAGAAGGctctggcggaaaacactgagcTGTCTGAGATCTGTCTTCAGTGTAGGAGGATAGTTGGCTACTTCAAAAGCAGTACCACTGCAAAG ACAAGGCTGACTCAGGTGCAGGAGCAAATGAAGCCTACAGAGCATGTGCTGAAGCTCATTCAAGAG GTGGAGACACGCTGGAACAGCACCTTCCACATGCTGCAACGCATGTACTACCTCAAGGAAGCCGTAGGAGCAGCCTTAGCAGGCCTACACACTGACATTACCCCACTCACGTCCCACCAGTTGAGGCTCATTTCTGAGAGTCTGCAGGTGCTGTCCCCATTTAATGATGCCACCGTAGAGCTCTCAGAGGAGAAGAGAGTGTCTGGGTCTAAGGTCATTCCACTTTTGGCCATGCTGCACCACACCTTGGAGGATGACATGGGAGCCATACAAATGGAGGAGAGCAAAGCAATGGCTGAGGGTCTTAAAAAACAACTGAGGGACAAGCTCTACAACCTCCAAGCCATGAGCGTCATGTCACTGGCAACACTGCTGGATCCCAG GTTCAAGAAGATAGGGTTCTTTAGCCCCAATAAAGCACAAGAGGCTGAGAGGAGGCTCACAGCTGAATGTGCGGCAGTGATCCGGCACAGGGCATCTTCCTCCTTATCCTCCTCCAACCCATCTTCATCAACACAACCGGACACATCAGAAGGTTCCCAGCCTGTGGAGCAAG GTGACAAACTGTGGCGGCGATTAGACCACACAGTCATGCAGAGGAGGACCCAGAGCAGGACCCAGAGTGAGAGCGCAGATGCAACTGTGGAGGTGCACACTTACCTGGGGGAGCCCAACACTAGCAGGAAGTCAAATCCCCTGGACTACTGGGAGCAGCATAAACATATCTACCCAAACCTCTACAAACTGGCAATAACCCTTCTATGTACCCCGGCCTCATCCGTCCCATGTGAAAGAGTATTTTCAAAAGCAGGAGAAATCCTATCAAAAAAAAGGAACCGTCTAAAGCCCAAAACTTTGGAAATGCTAATTttcctaaataaaaatgaatga